From the Halorhabdus utahensis DSM 12940 genome, one window contains:
- a CDS encoding PRC-barrel domain-containing protein — MSIDRDATPQEITSLVGREVYSSNGVYVGEIEDLRLDLDAEAVTGLALHQLNTELFDAETASARGAIVPYRWVQAVGDIVIINDIVERVHGADADESEEDIVA, encoded by the coding sequence ATGTCCATCGACCGAGACGCGACACCGCAGGAGATCACGTCACTGGTGGGGCGAGAGGTGTATTCGAGCAACGGGGTCTACGTCGGCGAAATCGAAGATCTACGCCTCGATCTCGACGCCGAAGCGGTTACCGGTCTCGCCCTCCACCAGTTGAACACCGAACTGTTCGACGCCGAGACGGCCAGCGCCCGCGGCGCGATCGTCCCGTATCGCTGGGTGCAGGCTGTCGGCGATATCGTGATCATCAACGACATCGTCGAACGCGTCCACGGGGCCGACGCAGACGAATCCGAGGAAGACATCGTCGCCTGA
- a CDS encoding 1,4-dihydroxy-2-naphthoate polyprenyltransferase, producing the protein MSRPAADVSKRKAWVMAARPHTLPAGTAPVIVGVGVAVHDGVFALFPTLAALVGALLIQIGTNFANDYFDAVKGADTDEREGFTRVTASGLIEPDEVKRAIIVTYGLAIGVGLYLVAIGGVPILFVGLSGIAAGILYTGGPYPYGYYGLGDLFVFVYFGVFAVVGTYYVQAASTMADLFPLWVPSGTVSLAVVVASLPAATLSTAILNVNNIRDIETDRKAGKRTLAVILGDRLSRLEYVFMIGTAYVVPVVFAFDSDFGLPALLPLLTLPLAVSVTLTVLTESGGDVLDPALERTGQVMVAHAVLFAVGLALPQVI; encoded by the coding sequence ATGAGTAGGCCAGCGGCAGACGTCTCCAAGCGGAAAGCGTGGGTGATGGCCGCCAGACCGCACACGCTCCCGGCCGGGACCGCGCCGGTCATCGTTGGTGTTGGCGTCGCCGTCCACGACGGCGTCTTCGCTCTTTTCCCGACGCTCGCGGCGCTGGTCGGCGCACTCCTGATCCAGATCGGGACCAACTTCGCCAACGACTACTTCGACGCCGTGAAGGGGGCCGATACGGACGAACGCGAGGGCTTCACCCGCGTCACTGCAAGCGGGTTGATCGAACCCGACGAGGTCAAGCGCGCAATAATCGTCACGTACGGGCTGGCGATCGGCGTCGGGCTGTATCTCGTAGCGATCGGCGGCGTGCCGATCCTCTTCGTGGGGCTCTCCGGGATCGCCGCCGGCATCCTCTACACCGGGGGGCCGTATCCCTACGGCTACTACGGGCTTGGCGATCTGTTCGTGTTCGTCTACTTCGGCGTCTTTGCCGTGGTCGGGACATACTACGTCCAGGCAGCGTCGACGATGGCCGACCTGTTCCCGCTGTGGGTGCCGAGCGGGACGGTCAGCCTCGCGGTCGTCGTCGCGAGCCTCCCGGCCGCGACGCTCTCGACTGCCATTTTGAACGTGAACAACATCCGCGACATCGAGACGGATCGCAAGGCCGGCAAGCGCACGCTCGCTGTCATCCTGGGCGACCGACTGAGTCGCCTCGAATACGTTTTCATGATCGGGACGGCGTACGTTGTCCCGGTCGTCTTCGCATTCGATTCCGACTTCGGATTGCCGGCGTTGCTCCCGCTATTGACGCTTCCACTTGCGGTATCGGTGACGTTGACTGTGCTGACTGAATCGGGGGGCGACGTCCTCGATCCAGCACTCGAACGGACCGGCCAGGTGATGGTTGCCCACGCCGTGCTGTTCGCGGTCGGACTCGCCCTGCCGCAGGTGATCTGA
- a CDS encoding mandelate racemase/muconate lactonizing enzyme family protein, translating into MEVDPVSLPLASPLSTATGTIERREGFLVRLEDSPGIGEAMPLPGWTESLEGCREVLETTKSVVRKRGLDAALDELDPSETPAARHGLDLAIADRHAREAGQSLAASLDPSPSQSVPVNATVGDASPEETAERASAAIDAGFETVKLKVGARSIGEDVSRVRAVRDAIGPQPEVRVDANAAWTVADARRAIDGLVPLDVSYIEQPLAADDLDGHAALRDRGVEIALDESLRDVGLDAILDAGAADVLVLKPMAVGGIRRARTLALEARQQHLDPVVTTTVDGVVGRTAALHLAASLRIERACGLATADRLADDFAPDPAPVSEGRMVVPDALGIGVDPSLRR; encoded by the coding sequence ATGGAGGTCGACCCCGTTTCGTTGCCTCTCGCCTCGCCGCTCTCGACGGCTACTGGCACGATCGAACGCCGGGAAGGCTTTCTCGTCAGGCTCGAAGACTCACCGGGGATTGGCGAGGCGATGCCACTCCCTGGCTGGACAGAGTCACTTGAGGGCTGTCGGGAGGTGCTTGAAACGACGAAGTCGGTGGTCCGCAAGCGCGGGCTCGACGCTGCGCTTGACGAACTCGACCCATCGGAGACGCCGGCGGCGCGACACGGACTCGATCTCGCGATCGCCGACCGCCATGCTCGCGAGGCTGGGCAGTCGCTGGCGGCGTCTCTGGATCCGTCCCCAAGTCAGTCTGTCCCTGTCAACGCAACCGTCGGGGACGCGTCCCCCGAAGAAACGGCCGAACGGGCATCAGCCGCCATCGATGCGGGGTTCGAGACGGTCAAGCTCAAGGTCGGTGCTCGCTCGATCGGCGAGGACGTTTCCCGCGTCCGGGCGGTCCGTGATGCGATCGGCCCGCAACCGGAAGTTCGCGTCGACGCGAACGCTGCCTGGACGGTCGCTGATGCGCGCCGGGCGATCGACGGTCTGGTACCCCTCGACGTCTCGTACATCGAACAGCCGCTGGCCGCCGATGATCTCGACGGTCACGCGGCGTTGCGGGATCGCGGCGTCGAGATCGCACTCGACGAGTCGCTTCGGGACGTGGGTCTCGACGCGATTCTCGACGCTGGGGCGGCGGATGTTCTCGTTTTGAAACCGATGGCTGTGGGCGGGATTCGACGGGCGCGGACGCTGGCACTCGAAGCGAGACAGCAACATCTTGATCCGGTCGTCACGACGACGGTTGATGGGGTTGTTGGGCGGACGGCCGCACTCCATCTGGCGGCGAGTCTGCGGATCGAGCGGGCTTGCGGTCTCGCGACGGCCGACCGACTCGCGGACGATTTCGCACCCGATCCTGCGCCGGTCAGCGAAGGCCGAATGGTGGTGCCCGACGCCCTCGGAATCGGCGTCGATCCCAGTTTGCGCCGGTAA
- a CDS encoding 1,4-dihydroxy-2-naphthoyl-CoA synthase, translating to MVSELFDPDRWAPIESFDFADITYHRARDVGAVRIAFDRPDVRNAFRPETVDELATALDHAKRQTDVGTVLLTGNGPSSKDGGWAFSAGGDQSIRGDAGYEYADDGSGDAGGSQEGPRLHILEVQRQIRHMPKPVVAVVPGWAVGGGHSLHVICDMTLASEEHAKFLQTDPDVGSFDGGFGSAYLARQVGQKKAREIFFLGKSYDAEEAADMGMVNDVVPHEELEDTALEWAKRIEGKSPTAMRMLKYAFNLPEDGMVGQQVFSGEATRLAYMTDEAQEGRDAFNEGREPDFNEYPWHY from the coding sequence ATGGTTTCGGAGTTGTTCGATCCGGATCGATGGGCCCCGATCGAGTCGTTTGACTTTGCGGACATCACGTATCACCGGGCACGCGACGTCGGCGCGGTGCGAATCGCGTTCGATCGTCCCGACGTTCGCAACGCCTTCCGGCCGGAGACGGTCGACGAACTCGCGACGGCACTCGATCACGCCAAGCGCCAGACCGATGTCGGCACTGTCCTGCTGACCGGCAACGGCCCCTCTTCGAAGGACGGCGGTTGGGCGTTTTCGGCGGGTGGCGACCAGTCGATCCGCGGCGACGCCGGCTATGAGTACGCGGACGATGGCAGTGGCGATGCTGGGGGATCCCAGGAAGGCCCCCGCCTCCACATTCTCGAAGTCCAGCGTCAGATCCGCCACATGCCAAAGCCAGTCGTTGCGGTCGTCCCCGGGTGGGCGGTCGGCGGCGGCCACTCGCTGCACGTGATCTGTGATATGACGCTCGCCAGCGAGGAACACGCGAAGTTCCTCCAGACTGATCCCGATGTGGGGAGTTTCGACGGCGGGTTCGGCTCTGCCTATCTTGCCCGCCAGGTCGGCCAGAAGAAGGCCCGCGAGATCTTCTTCCTCGGAAAGAGCTACGACGCCGAGGAAGCCGCCGATATGGGCATGGTCAACGACGTCGTCCCCCACGAGGAACTGGAGGACACCGCCCTGGAGTGGGCCAAGCGCATCGAGGGCAAGTCCCCGACCGCGATGCGGATGCTCAAGTACGCCTTTAACCTCCCCGAGGACGGCATGGTCGGCCAGCAGGTGTTCTCGGGGGAAGCGACACGCCTCGCGTACATGACCGACGAGGCGCAGGAAGGCCGGGACGCCTTCAACGAGGGGCGGGAACCGGACTTCAACGAGTACCCCTGGCACTACTGA